ATTATGAGGTGACAATGAGATGTTAAGAAAAACATTGCTAGGTTTACTTGCACTCGTAATAACAGTAGGTATGTTAATTAGCCCTCAAGCCTATGCAAATCCAAATCCGACACCAACAGTTTCTGGGGAGTTTCCCATCGGTATCTTTTTCGAGCCGCCACCAGCTGATGTTACTGATGCCTCTTTCGCAGATATACGGGCAATGAACGCTAACTTTATTGTCGCTAGCAATCTGAATACAACGCCAGCCACAACGGATTGGGCTTTGGAGAAGGCGGCAGCTAATCATCTGAAATACTTGGTTACTGATACGGGGATTCGTTGGTATCGCTCGGAATGGATCTCTCAAAACTCTGATAACGGAGATGCACTTTACCTTCGCAATGATAAATCAATCGGTCAAACCTTCAAAACTCCTCCTCAAACGGATATGGCGATATGGAAGCTTTCTTTCAAGAAAAGTGGAGCATGGCCTTCTGGGACATCGGCTACAGTCCGTATATATAACGGCCCGGACAAAACAACACTTATTGGAAGCTCAACGCTTACGGGGCCAATCGTAACGAATTATCCCGAGTTTGTTATTAATGGTGCAGTGGTTGCGCCCAATACATCGTATTATATGGAACTGACTACAGATAGCACGACAAATTTAGGTCCGTTCTTAATGAGTAGCTCGGACACCTATGCAGATGGGCAGGCTTACTTAAATGGTTCACCGTTATCGAACGATATTTACTTTCAAATGACGTTACCTCGATCAGGTGGTGGCAATTGGAATGCTTTTTCACCAACGAACGACTTAACGGATGACTATATCGAGAAATACGTGAATCATTATAAATCCAATCCTGCCTTGTTGGGGTACAATCTGGTTGATGAGCCGTTTGCTGATGTGTTCCCCAAGCTGAAGTCTGTGTCAGATAAGATTAAGGCTATTGATCCGGATCATATGGTATACACGAATTTATACGGTGTGTGTGATAATTGCCAACATTATTATAGTGGCACTGATGATCCTGTAAACGGTGGCTATGAAAATTATGTTAACAGTTGGTTAGCTACCAACCCCGACATGATTTCCTTTGATGCATATCCTTATTTAACGACTGGGTTTGATGAAAAGCCTTATTATCAGTCCTTGGAGTATTTCCGTAAGCAATCCTTATTAAATGGAACAGATCTTTGGGCTTATATCCAAGCTATGTCTTATGATTATTTTAATATGACAGAGCCCAATGAGAGCCAACTGAAATTTCAAGTTTATTCTACTTTAGCCTATGGAGCGAAGGGGTATGTATACTTTACCTACCATACTCCTGCAGGCATGGATAACGGACTTATCTTACCGGATGGGACGAAAAATGATACCTATGAATATGCGAAGGCTGTTAACGGAGAGGTTCTGAAGTTAGGTTCAACGCTGCTATCACTTACATCTAAAGATGTGTATCATACCGGCGGGGTACCTCCGTTTGCAACTGCGCTGCCTTCGACATACTTCTGGCAACCACAAGCTAGTGCGCCAGCAATGCCGATGATTGTATCCCGTTTTGAGAATGATAATGGAAGACAATTCGTTATGATCGTTAATAAAGATTTGGAAAATTCGCATACCCAGTCCTTCACACTGTCAAATACACCAGTTTCGGTCAAAGAAGTATCTAAAACGACCGGATTGGAGGTTGCTACGAATTATAATGCGACAACGGGTGCTTTAAGCGCTGTTTTTGCACCAGGTGAAGGCAGACTTTATGCACTTGATGCATCGGGAGGCACGCTGACAGCGAACAATCACGTTGTTGAAGCAGCGGCTAACGCAGTAACGAATGGCATATTGTCTGCTAATGGCACTACCACAGCCTCTGTGTTCAGTATCGTAACGAATGGTGCCAAAGGAACAGCCGTTATCACGAACACAGCAACGGGAGCCTTTACCTATACGCCTAATCCAGGAGCGACTGGAGCAGATACCTTTACATTCAAAGTAAAGAACGGAACGATCAACTCCAATATAGCAACCGTAACGGTAAACATTGCATCGAATGTGCTTTCAACTACATTAACAGGAGCAAAAGCAGTCCAGCCAGGAAAGAAATTTACTGTTAAATATGGACTTAAAGGTGTAAATCAAAGTATCTATGCTCAGGATATTAAGGTGGATTATGATCCTGCTGTCATGGAGTTTGTATCTGCCCAATCAATTAAGGAGTCTGTTAAGCTCATTCGTACAGTTAAAAATCCAGGCGGTAAGCTTCGCTTTGTGATAGCGAGTGAGGGTGCTGGAAATGCGGTGACGGGGAATACGGAGGTCATTGAGCTTACCTTCAAGGCAAAGGAAACATCAATTGCAGCATCAGGCACTATAGCCATTACGAGTGCAATCCTCGGTGATGGTCAAGGGAATGAGATATCAGCAGCGGCATCATCCATTAGTGTATTTGTAGCCAATCTAGGTGATTTGAATTTGGATGGTAAAGTGACAGTTGGTGATTTAGCTATTGCAGCACTTAATTATGGTAAAACTATAAACAGCCCAGATTGGGAGCAAGTTAAGCT
This portion of the Cohnella abietis genome encodes:
- a CDS encoding cohesin domain-containing protein — translated: MLRKTLLGLLALVITVGMLISPQAYANPNPTPTVSGEFPIGIFFEPPPADVTDASFADIRAMNANFIVASNLNTTPATTDWALEKAAANHLKYLVTDTGIRWYRSEWISQNSDNGDALYLRNDKSIGQTFKTPPQTDMAIWKLSFKKSGAWPSGTSATVRIYNGPDKTTLIGSSTLTGPIVTNYPEFVINGAVVAPNTSYYMELTTDSTTNLGPFLMSSSDTYADGQAYLNGSPLSNDIYFQMTLPRSGGGNWNAFSPTNDLTDDYIEKYVNHYKSNPALLGYNLVDEPFADVFPKLKSVSDKIKAIDPDHMVYTNLYGVCDNCQHYYSGTDDPVNGGYENYVNSWLATNPDMISFDAYPYLTTGFDEKPYYQSLEYFRKQSLLNGTDLWAYIQAMSYDYFNMTEPNESQLKFQVYSTLAYGAKGYVYFTYHTPAGMDNGLILPDGTKNDTYEYAKAVNGEVLKLGSTLLSLTSKDVYHTGGVPPFATALPSTYFWQPQASAPAMPMIVSRFENDNGRQFVMIVNKDLENSHTQSFTLSNTPVSVKEVSKTTGLEVATNYNATTGALSAVFAPGEGRLYALDASGGTLTANNHVVEAAANAVTNGILSANGTTTASVFSIVTNGAKGTAVITNTATGAFTYTPNPGATGADTFTFKVKNGTINSNIATVTVNIASNVLSTTLTGAKAVQPGKKFTVKYGLKGVNQSIYAQDIKVDYDPAVMEFVSAQSIKESVKLIRTVKNPGGKLRFVIASEGAGNAVTGNTEVIELTFKAKETSIAASGTIAITSAILGDGQGNEISAAASSISVFVANLGDLNLDGKVTVGDLAIAALNYGKTINSPDWEQVKLADMNGDGIIDHQDVIEISKKIAP